From Phaeocystidibacter marisrubri, the proteins below share one genomic window:
- a CDS encoding T9SS type B sorting domain-containing protein, protein MKRLLITLTILLGSFSLSASHLLGGEIWWECQPSGRYVFFLRIYRDCTGIPMPPPGNLNSNSPAGSMPLTLVTGYPHDVSPSGPNCTGSDNINCGNPQTGAIEEYLYRTPAVVLNGVPPASGWYFTWQQSARPSGMANIVSGDYFLRAFMFPYNNGSGNMNANPCYDNSPLFLQAPKVVTCTDYEFAFNNFAFDEELDSLYFDWAQPLYTSLNNTVNFTNGYSYNNPLPGIQSFAQDAGQVVINTNLTGKYATCMKVTAYKCNQKVAEVYRDIPVILLPCVTSPTNPSNVPPTLQVINDPLPMPQLDPVVVNGDTTFYEMTVYAGEYIHFRMQSVDSDFDANWTPQTIKFVGVGGNLGTPLGNPNNCIVNPPCATITPTAPQNSLTTTLTNNVDFSWQTDCDHLNSTTVACGKPKSSYLFYFKMEDNYCPAPSFKLISARINVISPDPVPPTMSQCLDYDPTTKSMSLGFTPPIPEDTAQNFDFYVVFRGDGNNFSPLDTIYNYSDVAYTDLNPDTAELYYFMRTYGGCEQESDPSDTLIAISPVMVPFPAIDPYVAKLSWNAPSADSSMVFTYEIWRQITGANDWQMLGQTNDRNYNDTINLCRESVDYQIRIAGSCGSFLASDTLADKINEDVLDINYVTVNNGQTVIDFKPTKYGDVVEYHVLIHDGTAWQVQEVIPVPITLPYTLATSDPTIASERYKVVSRDSCYNYSDTSEVFIHQTLFLDGLLDVCEGSIELKWNQYNNWPGGVDNYKVMADVTVGGTTNTGVLIGTNPGDDTTFIQENLLSGAEYCYYIVATDTSGLVTSTSNEYCIQSDVIIQSKLQYLARTTVQIDGSVEVWAFIDGRADVEEYQVQRAEDTLGPWQTVGVVPMPTAAPFHIKFVDFSANTDEARYIYRIRSANSCGGVDTVSNFGTNILLEVSSNENLTNQLTWNAYRDYGGIVDHYNVYRKADNSPNWVLVANDITETSYSDNIRQFGNGKGVFCYRVAAVEANNPLGYLDESGNPMTSYSNEVCVDLDARGFFPTAFTPNSSIPENRVWKPHTMFEDASEYDLSIVDRWGNRVFHTNTPDEGWDGSFKGDESPEGVYFFVLKYRSEGGKLKEERGSITLIR, encoded by the coding sequence ATGAAAAGGCTATTAATTACTCTCACTATTTTGCTCGGTTCCTTCAGTCTTTCTGCTTCTCACTTGTTGGGGGGAGAAATCTGGTGGGAATGTCAACCCAGTGGTAGATATGTTTTCTTCTTGAGAATTTATCGCGACTGTACAGGTATACCTATGCCTCCTCCAGGTAACCTGAATTCAAACTCTCCTGCGGGAAGTATGCCCCTTACTCTTGTAACAGGCTATCCGCATGATGTATCACCTAGCGGTCCTAATTGTACAGGCTCGGATAACATTAACTGTGGGAACCCTCAAACAGGAGCCATAGAAGAATACCTTTACAGAACACCTGCTGTGGTATTAAACGGTGTTCCACCAGCGTCGGGATGGTACTTTACCTGGCAACAAAGTGCTCGACCTAGTGGAATGGCCAATATCGTAAGTGGTGACTACTTCCTGAGAGCATTTATGTTCCCTTATAACAACGGTTCAGGTAATATGAATGCCAACCCTTGTTATGACAACTCACCACTTTTCCTTCAGGCCCCTAAAGTGGTAACCTGTACCGATTATGAATTTGCCTTTAACAACTTTGCCTTTGATGAAGAATTAGATTCACTCTACTTTGACTGGGCTCAGCCATTGTATACTTCACTAAACAATACAGTTAACTTCACCAATGGCTATAGTTACAATAACCCTCTTCCAGGGATTCAAAGCTTTGCTCAAGATGCCGGTCAGGTAGTTATTAATACCAACTTAACCGGGAAGTATGCCACTTGTATGAAGGTAACGGCCTATAAGTGTAACCAGAAGGTTGCCGAGGTTTATAGAGACATTCCTGTCATCTTATTACCGTGTGTCACATCTCCTACCAACCCATCTAACGTACCTCCAACGCTACAGGTGATCAACGATCCATTACCTATGCCACAATTGGATCCCGTGGTTGTTAACGGAGACACAACCTTCTACGAAATGACGGTGTACGCCGGGGAATACATCCACTTTAGGATGCAATCCGTAGACTCTGATTTCGATGCGAACTGGACACCTCAAACCATTAAGTTCGTTGGAGTAGGGGGTAACCTAGGTACACCATTGGGCAACCCCAATAACTGTATCGTTAATCCGCCTTGTGCAACTATCACTCCAACAGCTCCACAAAACTCACTGACCACAACGCTCACCAACAACGTAGACTTCAGTTGGCAGACGGATTGTGATCACTTGAATTCTACTACGGTGGCCTGTGGAAAGCCGAAGAGTTCCTATCTCTTCTACTTTAAAATGGAGGATAACTACTGTCCAGCTCCTTCCTTTAAGTTGATTTCAGCAAGGATTAATGTGATTTCACCAGATCCAGTACCACCAACCATGTCGCAGTGTCTGGATTACGATCCAACCACCAAATCAATGTCTCTCGGATTTACTCCGCCTATTCCTGAAGACACCGCTCAGAACTTCGATTTCTATGTGGTGTTTAGAGGGGATGGCAACAACTTCTCACCATTAGATACCATTTATAACTACAGCGATGTAGCTTATACAGACCTCAATCCAGATACGGCTGAATTGTACTACTTCATGAGAACCTATGGTGGCTGTGAACAAGAAAGTGATCCTTCAGATACCTTGATTGCTATCAGCCCGGTAATGGTGCCTTTCCCAGCCATTGATCCATATGTAGCTAAGTTGTCTTGGAATGCGCCAAGTGCCGATTCAAGTATGGTATTTACCTATGAGATTTGGAGACAAATTACAGGAGCCAATGATTGGCAAATGTTAGGTCAAACCAACGACAGAAACTACAACGATACCATCAACTTGTGTAGAGAATCGGTTGATTATCAGATTCGAATTGCAGGGAGTTGTGGATCATTCCTAGCTTCAGATACACTGGCAGATAAGATTAACGAGGACGTGTTAGATATCAACTATGTAACGGTCAATAACGGTCAAACGGTGATCGATTTCAAACCGACCAAGTACGGCGATGTTGTTGAATACCACGTGCTGATTCACGATGGAACTGCTTGGCAGGTTCAGGAAGTGATTCCAGTGCCGATCACCTTGCCATATACTTTGGCGACCTCGGATCCAACCATTGCTTCCGAACGGTACAAAGTAGTAAGTAGGGACAGTTGTTACAACTACAGTGATACGAGCGAAGTTTTCATCCATCAAACCTTGTTCTTAGATGGACTCCTAGATGTCTGTGAAGGCAGTATTGAATTGAAATGGAATCAATACAACAATTGGCCTGGTGGTGTAGATAACTACAAAGTGATGGCCGATGTGACAGTTGGCGGTACCACGAACACGGGTGTTCTAATTGGAACCAACCCAGGTGATGACACGACGTTCATCCAAGAGAACCTCTTGTCAGGTGCAGAGTATTGCTACTACATTGTTGCAACGGATACCTCTGGCCTAGTGACTTCAACTTCAAATGAATACTGTATTCAAAGTGATGTGATCATTCAATCGAAGCTACAGTACTTGGCAAGAACAACAGTACAGATTGATGGTTCCGTAGAAGTATGGGCGTTTATCGACGGCAGAGCAGATGTGGAGGAGTATCAGGTTCAAAGAGCCGAAGATACGCTCGGGCCATGGCAGACCGTTGGTGTTGTGCCAATGCCTACAGCCGCTCCGTTCCATATCAAGTTTGTAGATTTCAGTGCCAATACCGATGAAGCTCGATATATCTATCGCATTCGAAGTGCAAATTCCTGTGGAGGAGTTGATACCGTATCGAACTTCGGTACCAATATTCTACTGGAAGTGAGCTCAAACGAGAACCTCACCAACCAGTTGACTTGGAATGCTTACCGCGATTATGGTGGAATTGTAGATCATTACAATGTTTACCGCAAAGCGGACAATTCACCGAATTGGGTATTGGTAGCCAATGATATTACCGAGACCAGTTATTCTGATAATATCCGTCAGTTTGGAAATGGTAAAGGCGTGTTCTGTTATCGTGTGGCAGCTGTTGAAGCCAACAACCCATTGGGATATCTCGACGAAAGTGGAAACCCTATGACGAGCTACTCAAATGAGGTGTGCGTAGATCTTGATGCACGAGGATTCTTCCCAACGGCATTTACTCCGAACAGCTCAATTCCAGAAAATAGAGTTTGGAAACCTCATACAATGTTTGAAGATGCTTCTGAATACGATTTGAGTATTGTAGACAGATGGGGTAACCGAGTGTTCCATACCAATACTCCAGATGAAGGATGGGATGGATCCTTTAAGGGAGATGAATCTCCAGAAGGCGTTTACTTCTTTGTGTTGAAGTATCGATCTGAAGGAGGGAAGTTAAAAGAAGAGCGCGGTTCAATTACTTTAATTAGGTAG
- a CDS encoding T9SS type B sorting domain-containing protein, with protein sequence MMKRILLLLFGLMLTTQSFGSHLLGGEIWWRCIETGPHAGKYHLYLRLYRDCSGASMPSGNQTISGGPLGSISLPILTDINDPYYVVGGYPRDASPECDGGSTINCATATTPGSGAIEEAVWRTSTPVTLSGVPPASGWTFSWSSCCRPATANLSGQPGYFLRATMYPFNDGTGNRNANPCFDSSPRFLEIPKVVTCTGYEFAYNNFAFDQDLDSLYFDWDDPLVSATAPAAFVGGYTANNPLPGIQNFAQDAGQVTINTTLTGQYATCMRVDAYKFGQRVASVYRDIPIVLVACPGVTNSPPTLEVINDPAPAPQLTPVVQGQDTIYYEMTVNAGQAIHFNMQSQDYDFLPSWLPQTIKFVGVGGNLGDPMNSTTNCLFQQPCAIVTPISPQTGYSSPSTNNVQFDWQTTCDHLSYSTSAGGTRKNQYLFYFKMEDNSCPAPSFKLITARITVVSPSPEPPDLTNSCVQANTDGTLSFDYVEPAPSDTGENFDFYVIYRGGSGSSFAPYDTVTNYLTTNYTDPAPLPGANYYYVRTFGGCDQESFSSDTISVVSVRVTAFPPTNPYVAQLEWNSPKYTYEAAADTFEVWRRVAITGTWGMIGTTTDTTYSDTVNICGNNLEYQIRMAGVCDSRTDSGYFADQSNNDKLDLGYATVEGGMAKLSWPPTNSGDVLEYLVLERQAGAGWVNVANIPVGNPTVYVVPTSTADQQAETYKVVSVDSCGNQSSDLIVPAHTTMYLRGDLNPCDGIMELKWNQYEGWPGGAAEYEILADVTPAGGTQQTGVLIGTNVATDTTFIHTNLQSGAQYCYYIRAVDTTGMDTSYSSQYCINSSIVIQSKVQYMARATVQLDGSVETWTFIDGNADVLEYQVQRAEDTLGPWVNIGVVPKPTAAPYQIRFVDFSANTDDTRYFYRVRSTNECGGADTISNFGTNILLEVDVNDNLTNQLTWNRYRDYGGIVDHYNVYRKVDGAPNWVLVANDVQDTSYTDNIRQFGNGKGQFCYRVAAVEAANPLGFVDETGMPFTSFSNEACLNHDARGFFPTAFRPTSTNVENQVWKPMNLFEDQDNYLLIIQNRWGEEVFRTTNPDEGWDGTYKGTASQAGAYMFLVRYKAETGKLKEERGTFTLLR encoded by the coding sequence ATGATGAAAAGAATATTATTACTCTTGTTCGGTTTGATGCTCACTACTCAGAGCTTTGGATCGCACTTGCTCGGAGGTGAAATTTGGTGGAGATGTATTGAGACTGGTCCTCATGCCGGTAAATACCATCTATATTTGAGATTGTATCGCGATTGTAGTGGTGCATCTATGCCAAGCGGTAACCAAACCATTAGTGGTGGACCTTTGGGAAGCATTAGTCTTCCTATTCTTACGGATATCAATGACCCATACTACGTTGTAGGGGGGTATCCAAGAGATGCATCACCGGAATGTGATGGTGGTTCAACCATCAACTGTGCTACAGCAACCACTCCAGGTTCAGGTGCCATTGAAGAAGCCGTTTGGAGAACTTCTACACCGGTAACCTTGTCGGGGGTTCCACCTGCATCGGGTTGGACGTTCAGCTGGTCTTCTTGTTGTCGACCTGCAACCGCCAACTTGTCGGGACAACCGGGGTATTTTTTGCGTGCTACGATGTATCCATTTAATGATGGTACAGGTAACCGAAATGCTAACCCTTGTTTCGACTCATCTCCTCGATTCCTTGAGATTCCAAAGGTAGTAACCTGTACAGGTTATGAGTTTGCGTACAACAACTTCGCATTCGACCAAGATTTGGATTCACTTTACTTCGATTGGGATGATCCACTAGTGTCAGCAACGGCTCCAGCAGCTTTTGTTGGTGGATACACTGCAAACAACCCACTTCCAGGTATTCAGAATTTTGCTCAAGATGCGGGTCAGGTAACGATTAACACCACCTTGACAGGTCAGTATGCTACCTGTATGCGAGTAGATGCATACAAGTTTGGTCAGCGTGTAGCATCGGTTTACCGCGATATTCCAATTGTATTGGTTGCATGTCCAGGTGTGACTAACTCACCACCAACTTTGGAGGTGATTAACGATCCAGCTCCTGCTCCGCAATTGACCCCAGTAGTTCAAGGTCAGGATACCATCTACTACGAAATGACAGTGAATGCTGGTCAGGCTATTCACTTCAATATGCAGTCTCAGGATTATGACTTCCTTCCATCATGGTTGCCTCAAACGATTAAGTTCGTTGGAGTAGGTGGTAACTTGGGAGATCCTATGAACAGTACAACGAACTGTTTATTCCAACAACCTTGTGCAATTGTAACACCGATTTCTCCGCAAACCGGTTATAGTTCACCAAGTACGAATAACGTTCAGTTCGATTGGCAAACCACATGTGATCACCTTTCCTATTCGACATCGGCAGGGGGTACACGGAAGAACCAGTATCTCTTCTACTTTAAAATGGAAGATAACTCGTGTCCAGCTCCGTCCTTTAAGCTGATTACAGCTAGGATTACCGTGGTGAGTCCATCTCCAGAACCGCCGGACTTGACGAACTCGTGTGTTCAGGCAAATACAGATGGAACACTGAGCTTTGACTATGTTGAGCCAGCCCCATCGGATACTGGTGAAAACTTTGACTTCTACGTTATTTACCGTGGAGGATCCGGTTCAAGCTTTGCTCCATACGATACGGTAACCAATTACTTGACAACGAATTACACTGACCCTGCGCCACTTCCAGGAGCGAACTACTACTACGTACGTACGTTTGGTGGATGTGATCAAGAGTCGTTCTCTTCTGATACAATCTCTGTAGTTTCTGTACGCGTAACTGCTTTCCCTCCAACTAACCCTTATGTGGCTCAATTGGAATGGAACAGTCCGAAGTACACTTACGAGGCTGCTGCTGATACGTTCGAAGTATGGAGACGTGTAGCGATTACAGGTACTTGGGGTATGATTGGTACAACTACAGATACAACTTACAGTGATACCGTAAACATCTGTGGTAACAACCTCGAATACCAAATTCGGATGGCTGGTGTCTGTGACTCCCGGACGGACTCGGGATACTTTGCCGATCAAAGCAACAATGATAAACTCGATTTAGGATACGCTACAGTAGAAGGGGGTATGGCTAAATTATCTTGGCCTCCAACCAACAGTGGTGATGTGCTAGAGTACCTTGTATTGGAAAGACAGGCTGGTGCTGGTTGGGTGAATGTAGCCAACATTCCTGTGGGTAACCCTACCGTTTATGTGGTGCCAACTTCAACAGCTGACCAACAAGCCGAAACGTATAAAGTAGTTTCAGTGGATAGTTGTGGTAACCAGAGTAGTGACCTGATTGTACCTGCTCATACAACGATGTATCTCCGCGGTGACTTGAATCCGTGTGATGGTATCATGGAGCTGAAGTGGAATCAATACGAAGGCTGGCCAGGTGGTGCAGCAGAGTATGAAATCCTTGCCGACGTTACTCCAGCAGGTGGTACACAGCAAACAGGTGTACTTATTGGAACAAACGTTGCCACAGATACTACGTTTATCCACACGAACCTTCAGTCAGGTGCACAGTACTGTTACTACATCAGAGCGGTGGATACCACTGGAATGGATACGAGCTACTCTAGTCAGTACTGTATCAACTCAAGTATCGTGATTCAATCAAAAGTTCAGTACATGGCTCGCGCTACTGTGCAATTGGATGGTTCGGTTGAAACATGGACATTCATCGATGGAAATGCCGATGTACTTGAGTACCAAGTTCAACGTGCTGAAGATACGCTCGGACCATGGGTGAACATCGGTGTGGTTCCTAAGCCTACTGCTGCTCCTTATCAGATTAGATTTGTAGACTTCAGCGCGAACACAGATGACACACGTTACTTCTATCGTGTGAGAAGTACCAACGAATGTGGTGGTGCGGATACCATCTCGAACTTCGGTACGAATATCTTACTTGAAGTAGATGTGAACGATAACTTGACGAACCAGTTGACTTGGAACCGTTACCGCGATTATGGTGGCATTGTAGATCACTACAACGTATACCGCAAGGTAGATGGAGCTCCTAACTGGGTGCTTGTTGCCAACGATGTACAGGATACATCGTACACCGATAACATCCGTCAGTTTGGTAACGGTAAAGGACAGTTCTGCTATCGTGTAGCCGCGGTTGAAGCTGCAAACCCACTTGGATTTGTAGATGAAACAGGAATGCCATTTACTTCATTCTCTAACGAAGCTTGTTTGAATCACGATGCACGTGGGTTCTTCCCAACAGCATTCCGTCCTACAAGTACAAATGTTGAGAACCAAGTTTGGAAGCCGATGAACTTGTTCGAAGATCAAGACAACTACTTGCTCATCATCCAAAACAGATGGGGTGAAGAGGTGTTCCGTACAACGAATCCTGACGAAGGTTGGGATGGTACGTACAAAGGAACGGCCTCTCAAGCTGGAGCATATATGTTCTTGGTTCGTTACAAGGCTGAAACAGGAAAACTGAAAGAAGAACGAGGTACATTTACTCTTCTTCGATAA
- a CDS encoding Nramp family divalent metal transporter codes for MRKVFGPGLLFAATAIGVSHLVQSTRAGAEYGWSFAIIILFANIIKFPFFEFGTRYAEGTGESLISGYTKMGKWVTWIYALSTLASMFTVTGAVSIVTAGLTSHLLGLNVSIEVITTSIFVLCFLWLAFGKFAFLDISIKIITTILAISTLVAFVIAFSDHGRGGNFVLPDFTQGETLVFTIALIGWMPTAVDLSVWNSIWTVEKNGSGGDVKRLKSVLLDFHIGYWLSAISALLFLGLGVMLMYGNAVEFPSGAVGFTGALIDIYTDTLGSGFKMVIVTAATAAMFSTTLSVFDGYGRTTLELSRSLLNTKGLGYWGAVLVVALGGWTLVSLFADRMTDLIEIAMITSFLTSPIVAYFNYKLVNSENFPLTHRPGPFMLKWAQFGLVAIVLLTAVFLAMS; via the coding sequence ATGCGTAAAGTATTTGGTCCAGGTCTTTTGTTTGCCGCTACGGCGATTGGCGTGAGTCATTTGGTTCAGTCCACTCGCGCAGGTGCAGAGTACGGCTGGAGCTTTGCCATCATCATTTTATTTGCCAATATCATCAAGTTTCCCTTCTTCGAGTTTGGTACACGTTACGCAGAAGGAACAGGTGAATCTCTTATTTCGGGTTATACGAAGATGGGGAAGTGGGTGACATGGATCTATGCTTTGTCCACCTTGGCCTCAATGTTCACCGTGACGGGGGCTGTGTCCATTGTAACGGCAGGTCTCACTTCTCATTTACTTGGACTCAACGTATCTATAGAGGTCATTACCACATCGATATTCGTCCTTTGCTTTCTATGGCTGGCCTTTGGTAAGTTTGCCTTCCTTGATATCAGTATAAAAATAATCACAACTATACTGGCGATTTCAACTTTAGTCGCTTTTGTGATTGCCTTCTCAGACCATGGAAGGGGAGGTAATTTTGTTCTTCCCGATTTTACTCAGGGAGAGACGCTCGTATTTACGATTGCGCTCATTGGATGGATGCCAACGGCGGTAGACTTAAGTGTGTGGAATAGCATCTGGACGGTAGAGAAGAACGGTTCAGGAGGTGATGTAAAGCGTTTGAAGAGCGTACTTCTGGATTTCCATATTGGTTATTGGCTCAGCGCCATCTCGGCTCTTCTCTTCTTGGGATTAGGGGTGATGTTGATGTACGGCAACGCTGTCGAGTTTCCATCAGGAGCTGTAGGATTTACAGGGGCACTCATCGATATATACACCGATACACTAGGCTCTGGGTTCAAAATGGTGATCGTGACTGCAGCAACGGCGGCCATGTTCAGTACCACTCTCAGTGTTTTTGATGGATATGGAAGAACCACCTTGGAATTGTCTAGATCGCTATTAAACACAAAGGGACTTGGATATTGGGGTGCTGTTCTTGTGGTAGCCTTAGGAGGGTGGACCCTCGTTAGTTTGTTCGCTGATCGGATGACCGATCTCATTGAAATTGCGATGATCACCTCCTTTCTGACAAGTCCTATTGTAGCTTATTTCAATTACAAGTTGGTTAACTCAGAAAACTTTCCTCTCACTCATCGTCCGGGTCCTTTTATGTTGAAATGGGCACAATTTGGTCTAGTAGCCATTGTGCTACTTACCGCTGTATTTCTAGCGATGAGCTAG
- a CDS encoding acyl-CoA dehydrogenase family protein — MHTILSPEREEAIKFVRESARSFAETHIRPHVMEWDEAQTFPVELFRQMGQQGFMGVLVPEEYNGAGMGYAEYIAVIDEISQVCGSIGLSVAAHNSLCTNHILTFGNEEQKKRWIPKLATAEWIGAWGLTETGTGSDAGGMATTAVQDGDDWVLNGSKNFITHAISGEVAVVIARTGEKGDSHGMTAFVVEKGTPGFSGGKKENKLGMRASETACLFFDNCRVPKENVLGNVGEGFIQAMKILDGGRISIAALSLGIAKGAYTAAKAYSKERHQFGQSISKFQAIGFKLAEMATKIHGAELMIQHAGQLKDAGKPVTTESAMAKYYASEISVEVSTDGIQIHGGYGYTKDYPAEKYYRDSKLCTIGEGTTEIQKLVISRNILKD; from the coding sequence ATGCACACTATCCTAAGCCCTGAGCGCGAAGAAGCGATTAAGTTCGTTCGCGAGAGTGCTCGTTCGTTTGCCGAAACACATATTCGTCCACATGTAATGGAGTGGGACGAAGCTCAAACCTTTCCAGTAGAATTATTCCGTCAAATGGGTCAACAAGGATTCATGGGCGTTTTGGTTCCCGAAGAATACAATGGAGCGGGAATGGGTTATGCTGAATACATCGCAGTTATTGATGAAATCTCACAAGTTTGTGGATCTATCGGTTTGTCGGTAGCCGCTCACAACAGTCTTTGTACCAACCACATTTTGACTTTCGGTAACGAAGAGCAGAAGAAGCGTTGGATTCCCAAATTGGCTACCGCTGAATGGATTGGCGCATGGGGTTTGACAGAAACAGGTACAGGTTCTGATGCCGGAGGTATGGCTACTACAGCAGTGCAAGACGGTGACGATTGGGTGCTTAATGGTTCAAAGAACTTCATCACACACGCTATTTCTGGTGAAGTGGCCGTAGTGATTGCCCGTACAGGCGAGAAAGGCGATTCTCACGGAATGACTGCCTTTGTAGTAGAAAAAGGTACCCCTGGCTTTTCTGGAGGTAAAAAAGAAAATAAACTTGGAATGCGCGCCTCGGAAACTGCGTGCTTATTCTTCGACAACTGCCGAGTTCCAAAAGAGAATGTTCTTGGAAATGTTGGTGAAGGATTTATTCAAGCCATGAAGATATTGGATGGAGGTCGCATCTCCATTGCTGCCCTTTCATTGGGAATTGCCAAAGGAGCATACACTGCGGCAAAGGCTTACAGTAAGGAGCGTCACCAGTTCGGACAATCGATTTCAAAGTTCCAAGCTATTGGTTTTAAGTTGGCAGAGATGGCTACGAAAATTCACGGTGCTGAATTGATGATTCAACACGCTGGGCAGTTGAAAGATGCCGGTAAGCCTGTCACTACAGAATCTGCAATGGCCAAGTATTACGCTTCAGAAATTTCTGTTGAAGTGAGTACAGATGGCATTCAAATCCACGGTGGCTACGGTTACACCAAGGATTATCCAGCAGAAAAATACTACCGTGATTCTAAACTCTGTACCATTGGAGAAGGAACCACGGAAATTCAAAAGTTGGTGATTTCAAGAAATATCTTGAAAGACTAA
- a CDS encoding YceI family protein — translation MKSLKFLTTAVAFAMGLSAFGQSYQMSPNSEFTVEGTSNVHDWSAKVTEVTAASTVANDELQSLRLVFKVESMDSGDRLMNKRMHASLEAEDYPDIVFVMKTYQLNGSRATVNGDLTIHGVKRNINVQANFTKLSDGSIKLSGTHSVKFSQHGMSAPSFMFGAMKVADEVNINFALILKR, via the coding sequence ATGAAAAGTCTAAAATTCCTTACTACAGCGGTGGCCTTCGCAATGGGTTTATCTGCATTCGGACAGAGCTACCAAATGAGTCCCAACTCTGAATTCACAGTGGAAGGGACCTCCAATGTACATGATTGGTCTGCTAAAGTAACTGAGGTTACAGCGGCATCTACTGTGGCCAACGATGAACTTCAATCCTTACGCCTGGTATTCAAGGTTGAATCTATGGATAGTGGCGACCGATTGATGAACAAGAGAATGCATGCATCTCTGGAAGCTGAAGATTATCCAGATATCGTGTTTGTCATGAAAACCTATCAATTAAATGGAAGTCGTGCTACGGTGAATGGCGATTTGACCATTCACGGTGTAAAAAGAAACATCAATGTACAAGCGAACTTTACGAAGCTGAGTGATGGAAGCATCAAGCTTTCTGGAACCCACAGCGTAAAATTTTCTCAACATGGCATGAGCGCTCCAAGCTTTATGTTCGGAGCCATGAAGGTGGCCGATGAGGTCAACATCAACTTTGCGCTCATCTTAAAACGATAA
- a CDS encoding S1/P1 nuclease — MKSKLFVALLLLPLLSLGWGQTGHRVVGEIADRHMSPEARAKVLEILAGESPAMASNWMDFIKSNHDYDHMKKWHYVTIPDSIDYHEADTPHGGDAYLTILRIIEEIESGEFHGWTEAEALKSLIHLVGDLHQPLHVGNGEDRGGNDVRVKWFGEPSNLHRVWDSEMIDGQQLSYTEYTNWVDVATQDQISKWQSDDIQIWMEESKAMRESVYDIEDPERLGYQYNYDHIAELNDRLLRAGIRLAGILNELYG; from the coding sequence ATGAAAAGCAAGCTATTCGTCGCTTTACTCCTACTCCCACTTCTATCTTTAGGGTGGGGACAGACCGGTCACCGTGTTGTTGGAGAGATCGCAGATCGTCATATGTCACCAGAAGCACGAGCAAAAGTGCTCGAGATTCTCGCAGGAGAATCACCTGCTATGGCGAGTAATTGGATGGACTTCATCAAGTCGAATCACGACTACGATCACATGAAGAAGTGGCATTATGTTACCATTCCCGACAGCATTGACTACCACGAAGCTGACACCCCACATGGTGGCGATGCTTACTTGACAATACTCCGTATTATAGAAGAGATAGAAAGTGGAGAGTTTCACGGTTGGACGGAAGCAGAAGCATTGAAGAGCCTCATACACTTAGTGGGTGATCTCCATCAGCCTCTACACGTTGGAAATGGTGAAGACCGCGGCGGAAATGATGTCCGTGTAAAATGGTTTGGTGAGCCTTCTAACCTTCACAGAGTGTGGGATTCGGAAATGATCGATGGTCAGCAGTTGAGCTATACTGAATACACCAATTGGGTAGACGTTGCGACGCAAGACCAAATCTCAAAATGGCAATCTGACGACATTCAAATATGGATGGAAGAGTCTAAAGCAATGCGGGAATCGGTTTACGACATTGAAGATCCCGAACGCTTGGGTTATCAATACAACTACGATCACATTGCAGAATTGAATGATCGATTACTCCGAGCGGGAATCCGACTGGCAGGAATCCTCAACGAATTATATGGATAA